gggtGTGTCCACGCCTCCATCCTCTCTGCCAACGCTTGAGGCAATATCACTAACTGATCACAGGAAGTATGGCAGAGTAGTTCTAAGTGATTCTGAGATCAAGTAACCTTGGTTTCCAGAACTGCCTTTGCCACCTctcaactgtgtgaccttgagcaagtgacttactctctctgagcctcaatcaGGGATCATGATATTCAACAGACTGGCACGTGCTAAGCACCTTCAGGGAAActgagggcagagaggggagaaaCCTTCCAGATCATATGGGAAGTATTGGCACAGCCAGGCCTGGAGCCTGGGAATCTGGCAGGCAGCTGCCACCACTGACAGACTGGCAGGTTGATGGAGGTAGGAGTCATTActgctgccctcagggagcccacaATCCAAGGGAGCAGCGCGGCTGCGGCACGGTGGAAGGCAAGCACAGGACTGAGTCAGATAGCTGGCCCAACCTCAAGTTTCCTTGTCTTTGCTCCCCAGGTCCAGCACAGTGGATAAGCGCCCAGCTTTAGAATCAATCAGTTCCACTCCTGCGACTGACCTTCTGTTCCCTTCCTTTGAGCTTTGTGAAATGGGGTTACAACAGCCCTCCCCTCTTCCTGTCTATGAAGTGTCTGCACCAGTGAGGCCTTCTAGAAATGCCCATTTCTGACCCTCAGCCTCGACCTCTGTGGCCCAAACTATTAGGGATCTTTCAAGACTGAGCTGCTGACCAAAGTTCTCTGCTTGCTCAGGGCTCCCCCAGTGTTGAGCCTCAAATCTAAGCTCAGGATCAGAGTGGAGGTGAATGACACAGGCTCTAGTCAAACAGGCTGGGTGTGAGTTTTGTCTCTGCTGCCTTCAGCtgttgaccttggacaagtgacttcccctctctgggcctcaagtTTGCTCACCTGAAACATGGGAACATAAAAACACCTATCTGCCAGGGACCTTGGGGCGCTAGAACCAGATGGCTTGGGCTCAAGTCTTGGCTCTGCCAATTACTAGATGTGAGTTGATCTTGCTGTGTGGAAAAAATGAGTTAACATGtgtaaagcactcagaacagtgcttgacacacagtaaacactcaggctgtttgttattctttttcaacAAGTTGGTGCCTGTGAAATGTTTGGAGGTCTTCTGGCTAGTGGAGGGTGTGCACGTGGCCATCAGAAAGGGAAGCAATCAGGGAGATTctggaggacttcctggaggaggcaactTGGGGGAAAGGATACAGAGCCAGCATCACTGACGACCTGCAGCACGATGGTGATGGAGGTACGGGGGTGCAGCGTCCCCAGCACCACCGCTTCACACGTGTTCCTGATCAGCCTCTCCCGGCTCTTCTCTGCTACGCCTGGGGAAACCAAGGGGTGGGGTGAggctcttcccttcctccatatGACCCACCCAAGTCTCTGGAAAGGGCCTGCAGTCTCAGCCCAGGGGCCTGCATGGATGACAGGATTCCCAGTGGGAAGGAGACATGGCCTGGCTGCCACCCATGCCACCTCTCAACTTCCAGCAAGGGAGCCTCCCGGGAGAGGAAAACCCCAGAGTTCCCATGTCCCATGCTGCGGCCTAGGCCCATCCCAGTGGGCCCAGCCCTCGGGAATGAGGGAGATGGggtaaaaggatggaaagaagggaggaagggaaaacagaaagagactggagacaaagagaaaagtgacagaaaaagacagagattCAGAGGCAGAGTTGGAGGAAGAGACAGCCAATAGCTGAAACGAGGGAAACGAGGGAAACGAGGGGACAGTGGGAACTGGGGACAGCAGTGAGGGAGGAGCCGGGCGAGAAGTCCCAGCAGACTGGCCATTTGGAGACCCAGCCTGGCCCGGCGCAGTTACCAGGCAACCCGATCTTCGGCCTCAGGATCACTTCCAGTGTGGCCTTATTGAAGATCTCTTTGCTGACCTTCACCTCAGCCGGCCCGTACACGCCTGCCAGGATGGAGGTATCCCCTGCGGGAAAGAGCATGGAGGCCTCACCCACGTCCACTGTGCGACACTTAACAAGGTGGGCTCTGAGCCAGATGGCGAGGGTACCCTACGTCACCCCCACTCCAGCCCACCATTTGTTGTCAGCGATGCTGAGCATTCGCTTCACTTCTGtctctgctttctcatctgtaaaatggggataataacagtgtCTCCCTTACACGTcctgaggagtaaatgagataatccataacactccctggtccatgctgagTACGAAACAGACTGTAGCTAATAATATTAAACTGTAAcaggaagttcttcctgagaGCTACCCTTCCACTATTACTGCAGCTGGTCTCCACTTTTCCTTCCAAAGCTTCCCTAGCCCAGCTCTCTTCCCTCAGGCTCCCATCCCCAAACTCTGCAGCAGGCAGAACACCTGAGGAAAGGCTGAACTTCTGAGCGTGGGTCCTGACTCCTGCTTATTTCCCCAATGTGGGTATCAACCAGAAAAGGGGAGGCAAGACTTGGGATATAAAAAGCCTGGCTTCTCgtcctgtcttcctcctcctggcTCTATACCCTTGGTTGATTTTGCtcacttctctggacctcagttttacCAACTACAAAATAGAGAGACTGGACTACAGCAGCGGCTTCCAAACTTTTCTGACCATAACTCccaataagaaatacattttacagtgGGACTCAAAACTCTTGCAAATCTCTGTGCCTGTAAATGGAACAAATGCCTCACAAAACCTCTCTTACCATTACTGCTTTGAtacactctgatattttctacttGATTCCAGTAAAAAACCACCAACGAATGtggtggttctcagccctggcggCACACTGAAATCACCGTGGAGCTTTAAGAGACACTGATgtccaggcccctcccccagagATCTTAATTCAGCGGCTCATGGGGCTCACGCATTGGAGGTCAGACCACCACAGGCcattctgatgtgtgtgtgtgtggaaaaggGGGTGCATCTGCGACCTGCAACGGAGAGAAACAGAGCGTGCGCACAGCTTCAAAACACTGCTCTGCAATCGGAACGACTGAAGTAGTTAATTAAAAGTGAAGAGGACCAGCTTTGGTAGGCATAGGGTGGGTTCTGGGGCTCTTCGTTTTAAGCTCACCAGAGATTCTGAGGCCAAAAGCACCTGGAACACACCTTTAAGGGTCTTCAAGGACTCCCCTTGCTCCAAGGTCCTGGGGCTTTGGGGTTTTAGAACAGGAAGGCGCTAACAAACTCCAGGCGTCTGATTTTAGCAAGACAGCTAAGCCTGGGGGTGGGACTGGGAAGGTCCTCTGTTGGGGCTGTTTTTCCTGAGGGAGGAAGAGCTGCCACACAACTGAGGGGTTCTCTGTGCTCCCGGAGAATCTACCCTGAAGGGCGAAGTTACCCAAGAAGAACTAGATCCACGCTGGGGTCTTTATTCCTCTTACTCCCGATGAGCGGTCTGCCGTCCCCTTAAGCACAGGAGTCCTTCCTCTCACCTTCTCCGCTACATGGCACCAGCAATTCTCTAGAGCAATTCTCTCCTCTCCAGACCCACATCCATCTTCAACTCCGGCCCCATGAATCTGATCCTCTTACAGCCAAGCTCCTGAGGAGCTGTCTCCATTTGctatctccttttcctcttttccttgaCCCCGCCACTCCACTGGAATATCTCTTGACAGCATCACCAATCAACCCCCAGGTCTGTTCCATCCTCATGTGATGCAACCCCTCAGTAGGACTGATGTAGCTAGTCAGACCTTCACATCTCAAACGCCTTCTCTGGGCTCTAGGTCACCGCcctctttcagtttttctcctgtcttactggctgctccttctcaaTGTCTTCtgctacagtgtttcccccaaaacaagacctagcaggacaatcagctctaatgcgtcttttggagcaaaaattaatataagacccagtcttattttactataagaccaggtctaatataatatgatataatacaatataatgtaatataatacaatactgggtcttctattgattttgcttatattatatattattatatattatatattgagacctgtatagtaaaataagactgaatcttatgttaattttgctccaagagatacattagagctgattgtccagctaggtcttattttcggggaaacacagtagttcctcACAAGTGAGAAGACTCAGGGCTTGGTCCTGGGAcctcttctctttcccatctACACTCCACTTTTCTAGGTGATTTCATTCAATCAAGAGCTCAAAATACCATCGATAGCCAGAGGATTTCATATGGTATGTCCAGATTGGGTCCCTCCTCTGAATTCCAGACTTGTATGTCCAATGGCCCGGTCCAGATTGCCACTGTAGTATCCACTAGGCACCGCAAACTTCATGTTCCACACTGAACTCATCTTGCCCTAGCACAGCCGATCTGGGCAAAAACCTTAGCATGATTCCTCTCTTCTCATACCCCCAAACCAAACCATCTGCAAATTTTGTCGGTTTTACCAACAAAATACATCCAGAATTTCACCACCTCCATTGCTTCCACTCTGGTCTGGGCCACCATGACCTCCCCCTTTCCCCATACCATCTCCAGGCAACACTGAATCCAGAGAGATTctgttaaaatatattcagatcatgtcactcctctgagCAAAACTTCCAATGGCTCCCACCTCATTCACTAAGCCATAAACTTGTACGATGGGCAAGCTTCAGTACCTCTCTCCAAACCTCCTCTCACTCACTGCTCCAGCACACTGGTCTCACTTCCTCAAACACATCAAGCAAGTTCTtgcctcaaggcctttgcacctgctattCCTCACGCTTGGGATGCTTTCGCTCTTCACTCCTGTTTATTTTCAGGGTTTGCTCCCTTACCTCTAGGTCTTTATTCAAATGTTACCATCTTACTGCAGCCTTTTCTGACCATCCTATTTAAGACTGCAACCCTCTCGGGCGTACTCTATTCCCCTTTCCTactatatttttctccataacattTTACTTAGTTATCTTATttactgtctgtcttttttattaggGTGTAAATTCCATTAGGTCagggatttaaaatatttttattgatatattctCAGTGCCTGGAACGGTACTTGGCACAAATACATGTGTccaatgaatgaagaaatgaatgaaagcagGTTTGTAATTGAGTAGAAGCTAGTGCCCTAGGGAGAGAACTGAAGCATCTATAGGGGTAATCCTTAGGCCTATCTTTAGAGGAATTATTTACCCGGGTCAGGGAGTTTGAGAGGTATTTAGCTAGAGGAAGGGAATACTTACCCAATAGGCAAGACCTGCTCCAATGTTAGGGATATTTACTCACATGGAGAGATGTGTATCCCTGTCAAAGGGATATTTACCCaattggtggggtgggggtggggaaaatcTCCTACCAGGGTGCAGACATCACCTATGACATGAAAAGTATTTACTTGGGTGAAAGATCTGCCATTGCAGGGAGTAAATTAAGCCGGTAATGGGGCATTTATGCAAATTGGCAGGTTTGCCTCTGCCTGGGACGTAAGGACTCAggggtaggggtgtgtgtgtgtgtggaggaggaggaaatcaAATCAAGGGGGACATTTATCTTGGTTTGATTTTCCCTGTTCTGGAGTATTCACGCTTATGGGGAGGTCTGCACCTCTCTCCTTATAATCATTTACCAGGGTGGAGATATCTTCTCCCTACTAGTCGGGAGAGATATTTGCATCCTAACGTATTTAGTAGTATCCACCTGAAGAAGACGTTCTGTACCAGTTCAGGAGCGACATTTACCTACTAGTATCAAAAGAGGTGGGCATTCTTTGCACGTTACACCTTTGGCGCCCCCTAAAACAAATACGACCTGGATGGCCGTGGCTCCGGCAGTATTTACCTGGCTTAAGTTCTCACCTTGCAAGAAAGAGGCAGAACCATCCGGCCGGGACAACAGGTTCTGTTCGCAGGCAAAGTGCCGGAGGCTGCAGCCGGGGCCCTGAGGGCCCGGCTCTGTTCCACCCGCAGTGCGGATCTTGGCGTCAGTCTGCATCGCCCCCTCCACAAGACCAAACCACGCGCGCTGTCGCTTCCGCACAGAGTGCGCGCTTGCGTACAGGCGGCGTACCCAGTGCGCACGCGCCGATCCCGGACAGCCCAGCTCGGGGGCCCGCACGTGGCTCCCCGTTTACTAACAacctggccccgccccctcctgccTCACAATTCTAGAAGGAGCATTGGACAGTAGAGAAGGCGGGGCGGGCCTTGGCATGGGCTCGTCCTACCCGAGGCCCCCGGGCCTTAAAATCCTGAGGCTCTGGTCACGTTGCCCTTTTCTTTGCCTGTTACAGAAACAACTGTGATGAGGCGATCAGAGTAATTTTTGGGTAGCTAGGTTGTTTCATACACCCATATATAGATGTCGTAGAGACCGCAGGACTAGTAGCAGGTGGTTTCTTGGCAGGGTGGTGCTGGCATTTGAGTAAGGCTCAGGAAGGGGCAGCTCCCAGTCTCgcggaggagaggggaggagcgCAGAGCAGTTGTTGTTGGTCAAGATGGCGATGGCGGCTGGCGCGGCGCGGATTTGGGGACCAAGTAGAGGCTCGCGCTATGTTGGCCTGCTCCTGCGGCGGCTTGGGGTTCGGCGGCTGGCTAGAACTGTGAGTACCTGGGGCACCGGGGAGTTTTCCCCAAGGGGGACTAGGGGTGTCAACGCTGTCTTTAGAGTGTGGGGTCCctgcagggagagaaggaagggctgTCACAGAAGGGACAAGGGTAGGGAGAACCACTTGGAGAGGACACTCAAAGGGAGACCTTCCACTTCCTTAAAAGAGGAAAAGCGAGGCAGCTTCTTTGGGGATCCTGAAGGAGGGATACAACTTGGAAAAAGAGGGGGGGGTTCCTCATTAGTTGCCACCCACCCCCCACGGGAGGGGTGGCCCCCTGGAGAGaccagagaaggagaggagaccTTTGCCCACGGGGGGTGGAGAGTGAAACTGCCTTAGTGAGGGGAAGACTTTGTGTTCGGTCAAGAACCCCCACcttcaaagaggagaaaagagagatcaCGTCCCCTGCTACCGGCTTTCATAGTGCTCTGTATTTCTTTGCTCCTTTGCtgcaattctgatttttaaatggatgGCATAAAAAAGTTGTTTGGTCCTGGGCCGCCTCACCAAGTACCAGGACAGGGATCTTGTCTGTTTTGATCACTCTATAAAGGAGatgatcagtaaatatttgttgaagtaatGAGAGGAGAAAACGAGGGAGAGGGGTCCACAGGGCACTTTGTCCACATTTTTTAGAAACACATCGAACTGGAAGTCCCTGTGGGCTACCTTAGAACTATGAACTGAAGTTTCACAATAAGAGAATAGTTGTTTAGAAGGTAGGTTATGAAGCAAGACCACCGTGGTTTTATATCCCAAATCTACAAGTTTACAgctgtgtagccttgggcaagGGATTGCTGCTCTCTGGACCTAATTTCTTTCCCCCTCGGGAAAATGCTAACAGTGGCACTACATAgtattgttgtgaaaattaaatatatagaatGCTAAGAATTGGCCCTGGCATATGATAAGGACAATAGGAACGTTGGCCACTTTTGA
The DNA window shown above is from Rhinolophus ferrumequinum isolate MPI-CBG mRhiFer1 chromosome 15, mRhiFer1_v1.p, whole genome shotgun sequence and carries:
- the EXOSC5 gene encoding exosome complex component RRP46, with protein sequence MQTDAKIRTAGGTEPGPQGPGCSLRHFACEQNLLSRPDGSASFLQGDTSILAGVYGPAEVKVSKEIFNKATLEVILRPKIGLPGVAEKSRERLIRNTCEAVVLGTLHPRTSITIVLQVVSDAGSLLACCLNAACIALVDAGVPMRALFCGVTCALDSDGTLVLDPTAKQEKEARAVLTFALDSVDQKLLMSTTKGLYSDAELQQCLAAAQAASQHVFRFYRESLQRRYSKS